One part of the Arachidicoccus terrestris genome encodes these proteins:
- a CDS encoding ABC transporter permease, which produces MVLTDSFKLAFQTVKSNKLRTGITVTIIALGIMALIGIVTSTTAIKDKMRSSFSSMGANGFTITYKDRARFGNQVKEKSDDGKLHKKSNLDKPISLQEAELFKSIFKFPAVVSIALDAQGSAELHYKNIKTNPNVGVSGGDENYLTVNGFTVAFGRNLNTADVRSGRNVCLLGNDVANKLFGGRPAAALDKTILVGSRPYRVIGVLAAKGSGSRGSQDNFILTSYNNIRRARLSAANSFSMGIASNNVQQVNQAAEQALATFRRVRKLQPNEADNFVINKSDELAERLIGSLGDIEGGAVAIGFITLVGAAIGLTNIMLVAVSERTKEIGLVKAIGGKRKDIRRQFLFESTIISLLGALIGIVLGILVGNLFAAFMQTGFVVPWGWVTLGVIVCSAVGLLAGLYPAIKASRLNPIQALRYE; this is translated from the coding sequence ATGGTGCTGACTGATTCATTTAAACTGGCCTTTCAGACGGTTAAAAGCAATAAGCTGCGAACCGGCATTACGGTGACTATTATTGCCTTGGGCATCATGGCTTTAATCGGTATCGTAACTTCCACCACGGCTATTAAAGATAAGATGCGCTCCAGCTTTTCGTCCATGGGGGCCAATGGCTTTACCATAACCTATAAGGATAGGGCGCGCTTTGGCAACCAAGTCAAGGAAAAGTCCGATGATGGTAAGCTGCATAAAAAATCTAATCTGGATAAGCCCATTAGTCTGCAGGAAGCGGAGTTGTTTAAATCAATCTTTAAATTTCCAGCAGTCGTGAGTATCGCGCTTGATGCACAGGGCAGTGCGGAACTACACTATAAAAATATTAAGACCAACCCTAACGTAGGGGTGAGCGGCGGAGACGAAAACTATTTGACTGTCAATGGATTTACGGTAGCTTTCGGTAGAAACCTCAATACCGCTGATGTACGGTCCGGACGAAATGTCTGTCTGCTGGGCAATGATGTAGCCAATAAACTTTTTGGCGGGAGGCCGGCAGCTGCCCTGGATAAAACAATCTTGGTCGGGAGCAGACCTTACCGGGTGATCGGCGTTTTGGCGGCTAAAGGGTCCGGCTCCAGGGGCAGCCAGGATAACTTTATTCTGACCTCTTATAATAATATCAGAAGAGCAAGATTAAGTGCGGCCAACTCATTTTCAATGGGAATTGCTTCCAACAATGTTCAGCAGGTCAATCAAGCCGCTGAGCAGGCCTTGGCTACTTTCAGGAGGGTCAGAAAATTGCAGCCCAATGAAGCAGATAATTTTGTCATCAATAAAAGTGATGAGCTGGCGGAAAGGCTGATCGGGTCGCTGGGCGACATTGAAGGCGGTGCAGTTGCCATTGGGTTTATTACGCTGGTAGGCGCTGCCATCGGCCTGACCAATATTATGTTGGTAGCTGTTAGTGAAAGAACCAAAGAAATTGGCCTGGTAAAGGCTATCGGAGGCAAAAGAAAAGATATTCGCCGGCAATTCCTGTTCGAATCTACAATTATTAGCCTTTTGGGTGCATTGATCGGGATCGTATTAGGTATTCTGGTCGGTAATCTGTTTGCTGCATTTATGCAAACGGGGTTTGTTGTGCCTTGGGGCTGGGTGACCCTGGGGGTGATTGTCTGCTCTGCCGTGGGGCTTTTAGCCGGATTATATCCTGCAATAAAGGCCTCTCGTTTGAACCCGATCCAGGCATTACGCTATGAATAA
- the rny gene encoding ribonuclease Y: MTSELIFEAIVAIVGVVVGIIAGKFIFAKDNRRQLEEAENKAKGIVKEAHLRAETIKKEKQLEAKEKFVQLKAEHDKEILERNKKIGDIENKIKQKENSINQKENSLDRQIKENNVIKDNLNKQIEVVNLKRTELEKHQEEHIRRLEKISNLSSEEAKAQLIENLKSEARTQALGLQQDIIEEAKQKANKEARKIIIQSIQRTAAEQTIENTVTVFNLETDEVKGQIIGREGRNIRAIEAATGVDLIVDDTPEAVILSSFDPLRREIARLSLQRLVSDGRIHPARIEEVVEKTRRQLEEQVMEIGERTIIELGIHGLHKELVRIVGKMRFRSSYGQNLLMHSRETANLCGIMASELGLNPKLAKRAGLLHDIGKVPDEETELSHALLGAKLAEKYGENPAVVNAIGAHHDEMEMLYVISPIIQACDAISGARPGARREIMQQYIQRIKDLESLAQGYTGVEKAYAIQAGRELRVIVEADKVTDEDSNKLSFEIAQKIQTEMTYPGQIKVTVIREKRAVNVAR, encoded by the coding sequence ATGACGTCGGAATTGATATTTGAGGCTATCGTAGCCATCGTTGGCGTGGTAGTGGGAATTATAGCAGGTAAATTTATTTTTGCAAAAGACAACCGCAGACAATTAGAAGAAGCAGAAAACAAGGCTAAGGGTATTGTAAAAGAAGCACATTTGCGTGCAGAAACCATCAAGAAAGAAAAGCAGCTCGAAGCAAAAGAAAAATTTGTTCAGTTAAAAGCGGAGCATGATAAAGAAATCCTGGAAAGAAACAAAAAGATCGGTGATATTGAAAATAAAATCAAACAGAAAGAAAATTCTATTAATCAAAAAGAAAACTCACTGGATCGCCAGATAAAAGAAAATAACGTGATCAAGGACAATCTGAATAAACAGATTGAAGTGGTCAATTTAAAGCGTACTGAACTTGAGAAACACCAGGAGGAACATATTCGCAGGCTGGAAAAGATTTCTAATCTTTCTTCAGAAGAAGCCAAAGCGCAACTTATTGAGAATCTGAAAAGTGAAGCCAGGACCCAGGCCCTCGGGTTACAGCAGGATATTATTGAAGAAGCCAAGCAAAAAGCGAATAAGGAAGCACGCAAAATTATTATTCAGTCTATCCAGCGCACAGCCGCTGAGCAGACCATTGAAAATACCGTCACCGTATTCAATCTGGAAACAGACGAGGTCAAAGGTCAGATCATTGGTCGGGAAGGGCGTAATATCCGTGCTATCGAAGCGGCGACCGGTGTGGATCTGATCGTAGATGATACGCCAGAGGCCGTTATTCTGTCCAGCTTCGATCCTTTGCGTAGAGAAATTGCCCGCCTTTCCTTACAGCGCCTGGTGTCCGATGGCCGTATTCACCCCGCCAGAATTGAAGAGGTGGTTGAGAAGACCCGCCGTCAGCTGGAAGAACAGGTGATGGAGATCGGAGAAAGAACGATTATCGAGTTAGGTATCCACGGATTACACAAAGAACTTGTCAGAATCGTCGGTAAAATGCGCTTTAGGTCTTCCTATGGTCAAAACTTGCTGATGCACAGCCGGGAAACGGCAAACCTTTGCGGTATTATGGCCTCAGAGCTGGGGTTAAATCCTAAGCTGGCTAAAAGAGCCGGGTTATTGCACGACATTGGTAAAGTGCCGGACGAAGAAACAGAATTAAGCCATGCGCTTTTAGGGGCGAAACTGGCTGAAAAATATGGCGAGAATCCAGCTGTTGTGAACGCCATTGGCGCCCACCATGATGAAATGGAAATGCTGTATGTCATCTCCCCCATTATTCAGGCCTGTGATGCCATCAGCGGTGCCAGACCCGGTGCCCGTCGTGAGATCATGCAGCAATATATTCAGCGTATCAAAGATCTGGAATCTCTGGCTCAGGGCTATACCGGCGTGGAAAAAGCCTATGCCATCCAGGCGGGCCGTGAACTTCGCGTAATTGTTGAGGCCGATAAAGTAACGGACGAAGACTCCAATAAGCTTAGTTTTGAAATTGCGCAGAAGATACAGACAGAAATGACCTATCCGGGCCAGATCAAAGTGACAGTCATCCGCGAAAAAAGAGCAGTGAATGTTGCCAGATAA
- the typA gene encoding translational GTPase TypA has translation MDIRNIAIIAHVDHGKTTLVDKILHTTKVFRENQESGELIMDNNDLERERGITIFSKNAAVNYKGIKINVIDTPGHSDFGGEVERVLKMADGVILLVDAFEGPMPQTRFVLQKALQLNLKPIVVINKVDKPNCRPDEVHDAVFELFFNLDATEEQLDFPTYYGSGKNGWFNDSLTEIEGIEPLMDGILKHVPEPVVNEGPLQMQITSLDYSSFLGRIAVGKVTRGSIKESQQIALVQADGSVKKSKVKELYVFEGMGKRRAEEVVAGDLCAVVGLEDFNIGDTICDAEVPEPLPVIAVDEPTMSMLFSINTSPFFGKEGKFVTSRHLRDRLMKETEKNLALKVEDTDSADSFLVYGRGILHLGVLIETMRREGYELTVGQPQVLVKTIDGKKNEPYENLVVDVPADFSGKVIDLVTQRKGEMLIMESKGEMQHLEFEIPSRGLIGLRSQMLTNTAGEAVMAHRFVDYKPWKGVIPGRNNGVLISKNMATTTAYSIDKLQDRGSFFVDPGEDVYIGQIIAEHIKPGDLVVNATEGKKLTNMRASGSDDSVRIVPKIQMTLEECMEYIQDDECIEVTPKHIRLRKTLLNEEDRRKQSKSMKA, from the coding sequence ATGGACATCAGAAACATTGCCATAATTGCGCACGTTGACCACGGTAAAACCACACTGGTAGACAAGATCTTGCATACGACAAAAGTATTTCGCGAGAACCAGGAATCAGGTGAACTGATCATGGACAATAACGATCTGGAACGAGAAAGAGGGATTACCATTTTTAGCAAAAACGCTGCAGTTAATTATAAAGGCATTAAAATTAACGTTATCGATACACCGGGCCACTCTGACTTTGGCGGTGAGGTCGAAAGAGTCCTGAAAATGGCAGACGGCGTTATATTACTGGTGGATGCTTTTGAAGGTCCAATGCCACAGACCAGATTTGTATTGCAGAAAGCTTTGCAACTCAACCTGAAACCTATTGTTGTTATCAATAAAGTTGACAAACCGAACTGCCGCCCCGATGAGGTACATGATGCAGTATTTGAACTGTTCTTTAATCTGGATGCAACAGAGGAGCAGCTTGACTTTCCTACTTACTATGGTAGTGGCAAGAACGGTTGGTTCAATGATTCGCTTACTGAGATCGAAGGTATCGAGCCACTGATGGACGGTATTCTTAAACACGTTCCGGAGCCCGTTGTTAACGAAGGCCCACTGCAGATGCAGATCACTTCCCTGGATTATTCTTCTTTCCTGGGTCGGATCGCTGTAGGTAAAGTAACCAGGGGTTCGATCAAAGAATCTCAGCAGATCGCGCTGGTACAGGCAGACGGCTCGGTCAAAAAATCAAAAGTAAAAGAACTTTATGTGTTTGAAGGTATGGGTAAACGGCGCGCTGAAGAAGTCGTAGCCGGAGATCTCTGCGCGGTTGTCGGACTGGAAGATTTTAATATTGGTGACACCATTTGTGACGCTGAGGTACCCGAACCATTACCCGTTATTGCTGTGGATGAACCTACCATGAGCATGCTATTTTCCATTAACACGTCTCCGTTCTTTGGCAAAGAAGGTAAGTTTGTCACTTCCAGGCATCTTAGAGACCGTCTGATGAAAGAAACAGAGAAAAACCTAGCCTTGAAAGTTGAGGATACAGACAGTGCGGATAGCTTCCTGGTATACGGTAGAGGGATACTTCACCTGGGCGTGCTTATCGAGACCATGCGCAGGGAAGGGTATGAACTGACGGTAGGACAACCGCAGGTATTGGTGAAAACAATAGATGGCAAAAAGAACGAACCTTATGAAAACCTGGTAGTAGACGTACCGGCAGATTTCAGCGGGAAAGTAATTGATCTGGTTACACAGCGTAAAGGAGAAATGCTGATCATGGAAAGTAAAGGAGAAATGCAGCACCTTGAATTTGAGATTCCGTCCAGAGGCCTGATTGGGCTGCGTTCTCAGATGTTAACCAACACAGCCGGTGAAGCAGTAATGGCACACCGTTTTGTAGACTATAAACCATGGAAAGGTGTAATCCCCGGTAGAAATAACGGCGTACTGATTTCCAAGAATATGGCTACGACCACTGCTTATTCCATAGATAAATTACAGGATAGAGGATCCTTCTTTGTAGATCCCGGAGAAGACGTCTACATCGGGCAGATCATTGCTGAGCATATTAAGCCGGGTGACCTGGTTGTCAACGCGACGGAAGGAAAGAAGCTGACCAATATGCGCGCCAGTGGTAGTGATGATTCTGTACGGATTGTCCCTAAGATCCAGATGACCCTGGAAGAGTGTATGGAATATATCCAGGACGATGAATGTATTGAAGTGACGCCTAAGCATATCCGTTTGCGTAAGACGCTCTTGAATGAAGAAGACAGAAGAAAACAATCCAAGAGCATGAAAGCCTAA
- a CDS encoding DUF4251 domain-containing protein translates to MKTAIITLISLAIISISACSTTKSNIEKTAEQEKVATLVQAGNFIYNATSANPLRVGVLDILPNGSGQQLRQLGPGYYLSVTKDSLKVHLPFYGRSYHAEMDPSKGGIDFETTAFKYNYEKSKRGYYVVTIKVNNQKSADKMTLNISQNGYCTLQVQSVNRDQMSFYGKIDAQKSDILNGN, encoded by the coding sequence ATGAAAACAGCAATAATCACACTGATCAGCCTGGCCATTATCAGCATCAGTGCCTGTAGTACGACTAAAAGCAATATAGAAAAAACAGCAGAACAAGAGAAGGTCGCCACTTTGGTGCAGGCAGGTAACTTTATTTATAATGCGACCAGTGCCAATCCGCTGCGTGTGGGCGTACTGGATATTCTGCCGAACGGAAGCGGACAACAGTTGCGTCAATTAGGGCCCGGGTATTACCTATCTGTCACCAAAGACTCTCTCAAAGTGCACCTGCCCTTTTATGGTCGCTCTTATCATGCAGAGATGGATCCTTCCAAAGGGGGCATTGATTTTGAAACAACCGCTTTCAAGTATAATTATGAAAAATCAAAAAGAGGCTATTATGTTGTAACCATCAAAGTCAACAACCAGAAATCTGCCGACAAGATGACGCTAAACATTTCTCAGAACGGATATTGTACGTTACAGGTCCAAAGTGTCAACCGGGACCAAATGAGCTTTTATGGCAAGATCGACGCTCAGAAATCCGATATATTGAATGGCAATTGA
- a CDS encoding transketolase — protein sequence MADIKQLEQTATQIRRDIVRMVHGCQSGHPGGSLGCADYFTALYFDVMKRKEGFDMDGIGEDIFFLSNGHISPVFYATLARAGYFDVKELATFRQINSRLQGHPTTHEHLPGIRVASGSLGQGISVALGAALAKKQNGDDNYVYALCGDGELEEGQNWEAIMAIPNLDVERLILTVDWNGQQIDGPTKEVMDLGDLPAKFKAFKWQVFVLEQGNDIAAISAKLKEAKQAAKPGSPVVILMKTVMGKGVDFMEGHHEWHGIAPNDEQLASALKQLPETPLGDY from the coding sequence ATGGCAGATATTAAACAATTAGAGCAGACAGCAACGCAGATTCGTCGTGATATCGTCAGAATGGTACACGGTTGTCAAAGTGGGCACCCGGGAGGTTCTCTGGGTTGTGCTGACTATTTTACAGCCTTGTATTTTGACGTTATGAAACGCAAAGAAGGTTTTGATATGGATGGCATCGGAGAAGATATCTTCTTCCTGTCCAACGGCCATATTTCTCCTGTGTTCTACGCTACTCTGGCACGTGCCGGTTATTTTGACGTAAAGGAACTGGCGACCTTCCGCCAGATTAACTCCCGTCTTCAGGGACATCCTACAACCCATGAGCACCTTCCGGGTATCCGTGTTGCCAGCGGGTCTCTGGGACAAGGCATAAGTGTTGCCCTGGGTGCAGCCCTGGCTAAAAAACAAAATGGGGATGACAATTATGTGTATGCGCTCTGTGGTGACGGAGAACTGGAAGAAGGCCAGAACTGGGAAGCAATTATGGCTATCCCTAATCTGGATGTAGAAAGGCTGATACTGACAGTTGACTGGAACGGCCAGCAGATCGACGGTCCCACCAAAGAAGTGATGGATCTGGGGGATTTGCCCGCCAAATTCAAGGCTTTTAAATGGCAGGTATTCGTACTTGAACAGGGCAATGATATTGCTGCTATCTCCGCAAAACTAAAGGAAGCTAAACAGGCAGCTAAGCCGGGTAGTCCTGTGGTCATACTGATGAAAACCGTTATGGGTAAAGGTGTTGACTTTATGGAAGGTCACCATGAATGGCATGGTATTGCACCTAATGATGAGCAGTTGGCCAGCGCACTGAAACAATTACCGGAAACACCTCTTGGAGATTATTAA
- the frr gene encoding ribosome recycling factor, with product MSDTIDSILSEAKAGMKKRMAHLEVELTRIRAGKASASILDGVMAEYYGSPTPIAQIANISVMDARTISIQPWEKNMLSVIERAIMAANIGLTPQNDGVQIRLFMPPLTEERRRELFKRATAEGENGKVGIRNIRRDSIEQIKKLQKDGLSEDLAKGGEKSVQELTDSFIAQVDSVLAAKEKEIMEI from the coding sequence ATGTCAGATACAATAGACTCTATACTCAGCGAAGCAAAGGCCGGAATGAAAAAAAGAATGGCACATCTGGAAGTGGAACTGACCAGGATTCGTGCCGGTAAGGCCTCAGCTTCTATTCTGGATGGTGTTATGGCGGAGTATTATGGCAGCCCGACACCTATTGCGCAAATTGCCAATATCAGTGTAATGGATGCCAGAACCATTTCAATCCAGCCCTGGGAAAAAAACATGCTCAGTGTGATTGAAAGGGCTATTATGGCAGCCAATATTGGATTGACCCCTCAAAACGATGGTGTTCAGATCCGCCTTTTTATGCCTCCGCTGACCGAAGAACGCAGACGTGAACTCTTTAAAAGAGCGACAGCGGAAGGTGAAAACGGCAAGGTGGGTATCAGAAATATCAGAAGGGACAGCATAGAGCAAATAAAAAAACTGCAAAAAGATGGCCTGAGTGAAGACTTGGCTAAAGGCGGTGAAAAAAGTGTACAGGAGCTGACCGATAGTTTTATTGCACAGGTGGATTCCGTGTTGGCGGCCAAAGAAAAAGAAATCATGGAGATCTAA
- the pheS gene encoding phenylalanine--tRNA ligase subunit alpha has protein sequence MDELLKQIESYTVAIEAASASTKEEAEAFRIQYLGTKGIVKSLMGSMKDIQPDQRKAAGQALNEFKKLAETKLESLQAGTAGQVADEQRIDLSLPGDFVGVGTRHPLSIVRGRIVSIFKKLGFAIAEGPDIEDDWHNFGAMNLPEDHPARDMQDTFYISQNPSWLLRTHTSSVQARVMETQKPPIRVICPGRVYRNETISARAHCFFHQVEGLYIAENVSFADLKQTLYFFVQEMFGKEVKVRFRPSYFPFTEPSAEMDISCLICEGKGCNVCKHTGWVEILGSGMVHPNVLENFGIDSTKYTGFAFGMGVERIAQLKYRVNDLRLYSQNDVRFLQQFTGAV, from the coding sequence ATGGACGAATTACTTAAACAGATTGAATCTTATACAGTGGCCATTGAGGCGGCGTCGGCTTCCACTAAGGAAGAGGCAGAAGCCTTCCGTATCCAGTATTTGGGAACCAAGGGGATTGTGAAATCCCTGATGGGATCTATGAAAGATATCCAGCCAGATCAACGTAAGGCTGCCGGCCAGGCGCTGAATGAATTTAAGAAATTGGCTGAGACAAAGCTGGAGTCACTCCAGGCGGGCACAGCCGGGCAAGTGGCTGATGAGCAGAGAATTGACCTTTCCCTTCCCGGAGATTTCGTCGGAGTCGGCACCCGGCATCCGCTCAGTATCGTACGTGGCAGAATCGTATCGATCTTTAAGAAGCTCGGTTTTGCCATTGCTGAAGGTCCGGATATTGAAGATGACTGGCATAATTTCGGCGCGATGAACCTCCCGGAAGACCATCCGGCCAGAGATATGCAGGATACCTTTTATATCTCTCAGAACCCGTCCTGGTTACTCAGAACGCATACGAGCAGTGTGCAGGCCAGGGTAATGGAGACTCAAAAACCGCCTATCCGGGTGATTTGTCCCGGCAGGGTTTATCGTAACGAAACGATCAGCGCCAGAGCGCATTGTTTTTTCCATCAGGTAGAAGGGCTATATATCGCTGAGAATGTGAGTTTTGCTGACCTAAAACAAACCTTGTACTTTTTTGTCCAGGAAATGTTTGGTAAAGAGGTTAAAGTCCGGTTTCGGCCCAGCTATTTTCCCTTTACAGAGCCCAGCGCAGAAATGGACATCAGCTGCCTGATCTGCGAAGGCAAAGGCTGTAATGTATGTAAACATACCGGATGGGTTGAAATTCTGGGAAGCGGCATGGTGCATCCAAATGTACTGGAGAACTTTGGGATTGATTCCACTAAATATACGGGATTTGCATTTGGAATGGGTGTGGAAAGAATTGCACAGCTTAAATACCGGGTCAATGACCTGCGGCTATACTCTCAAAATGATGTACGCTTTTTGCAGCAGTTTACCGGAGCTGTTTAA
- a CDS encoding phosphoglycerate kinase yields the protein MSKFNDYNFKGHKALIRVDFNVPLDKQTQEITDDTRIRAALPTVKKILADGGSVILMSHLGRPKNGPEAKFSLKHVQGRVSELLGVDVAFADDCIGAQATEKAAALQPGQVLLLENLRFYPEEEKGGKDFAEKLSKLGDVYVNDAFGTAHRAHASTAVIAQFFPADKKMFGLLMQAEVASAEKVLHNAEAPFCAIIGGAKVSDKILIIENLLERATDIIIGGGMAYTFFKAQGGQIGNSLCEEDRLDTALELIKKADAKGVCIHLPSDSIIADKFAADAEVSAAPSTNIPAGWMGLDIAEEARASFCNAIKKAKTILWNGPMGVFEMENFQGGTKAIAEAVAEATANGAFSLVGGGDSVAAVNKFDLADKISYVSTGGGALLEYFEGKTLPGIAAISE from the coding sequence ATGAGTAAGTTCAACGATTACAATTTTAAGGGACATAAGGCGCTTATCCGCGTCGATTTTAATGTGCCTTTAGATAAGCAGACACAGGAAATTACCGATGATACTCGTATCAGGGCTGCGCTTCCGACCGTTAAAAAGATTTTGGCTGATGGCGGAAGCGTTATTCTGATGAGTCATTTGGGCAGGCCTAAAAATGGCCCGGAAGCTAAATTTTCCTTAAAGCATGTTCAGGGGCGTGTGAGCGAACTGCTGGGTGTTGATGTCGCGTTTGCTGATGACTGCATCGGTGCACAGGCAACGGAAAAAGCTGCGGCATTACAGCCGGGTCAGGTCTTGTTATTGGAAAATTTGCGTTTTTATCCTGAAGAGGAAAAGGGAGGCAAAGACTTTGCGGAAAAGCTCAGTAAATTAGGCGATGTATATGTAAATGATGCTTTCGGAACGGCGCACAGAGCACATGCTTCTACTGCCGTGATTGCTCAGTTCTTCCCCGCAGACAAGAAAATGTTCGGTTTGCTGATGCAGGCGGAAGTTGCCAGTGCGGAGAAGGTATTACATAATGCAGAAGCACCTTTCTGCGCCATTATCGGTGGTGCGAAAGTATCAGATAAGATTCTGATCATAGAAAATCTGCTGGAAAGAGCGACAGATATCATTATTGGCGGTGGCATGGCTTATACATTTTTCAAGGCACAAGGCGGACAGATCGGGAACTCTCTTTGTGAAGAAGACCGGCTTGATACAGCACTGGAATTGATTAAGAAAGCTGATGCTAAAGGCGTCTGTATCCATCTGCCCAGTGATTCTATTATCGCGGATAAGTTTGCGGCTGACGCAGAGGTATCTGCCGCGCCGAGTACCAATATTCCCGCCGGATGGATGGGACTGGATATTGCTGAAGAGGCAAGAGCCAGTTTTTGCAATGCGATTAAAAAAGCCAAAACCATTCTTTGGAACGGCCCGATGGGCGTCTTTGAAATGGAAAACTTTCAGGGAGGAACGAAAGCTATTGCGGAAGCGGTGGCAGAGGCAACGGCAAACGGTGCTTTCTCTCTGGTGGGGGGGGGCGATAGTGTCGCTGCTGTCAATAAATTTGATCTGGCCGATAAGATCAGCTATGTTTCAACGGGCGGTGGCGCTTTACTGGAATATTTCGAAGGCAAAACCCTGCCAGGTATTGCAGCGATCAGCGAATAG
- a CDS encoding CCDC90 family protein yields MISTGDSSAANALFKFYAQAKNKEEAESLVGYIDSVFSVKINEAMKDYVTKDFLRAELSEIRTEMRTGFSDIRAEFSNVRAEMSQLSENLTNRLNGMMLKMILGILIPILTLMLGLYFKI; encoded by the coding sequence ATGATTTCAACTGGAGATTCCAGTGCGGCAAATGCACTTTTCAAGTTTTATGCTCAGGCAAAAAACAAAGAAGAAGCTGAATCATTGGTCGGATACATCGATTCAGTGTTCAGTGTCAAAATTAATGAAGCAATGAAAGACTACGTAACCAAAGACTTTTTAAGGGCCGAGCTCAGTGAAATAAGAACAGAGATGAGAACGGGCTTCAGCGATATCAGAGCAGAATTCAGCAATGTTAGAGCAGAAATGAGTCAGCTTTCTGAAAATCTGACCAACCGGTTAAATGGGATGATGCTAAAAATGATCTTAGGTATTTTGATTCCCATTTTAACACTGATGTTAGGGCTCTATTTCAAAATATAA
- a CDS encoding RNA-guided endonuclease TnpB family protein produces the protein MKSTHLKAYKFRIYPEGEQINFLARQFGCVRFVYNYALELRQKTYEETGKSLSYYDTAKMLPVLKSRQETGWLGEVIAQPLQMAMQNVDDSYRRFFKGQNRYPRFRCRSDRQCFKLPQGFRVEGDHLWLPKLKTGIRIKISRQIKGKILYLHLSRTTTGNYYVSFTCEVPREILAGTGKDTSVDVGIKDAAILSDGTRYENIKPLKTLEKKLKHRQRQLSKKQKGSKSRKRQRHIVARLHERIKNLREDHLHKITTDIVKNHDTVAVEDLTVKNMLKNHCLAKSLSDASLGKLLTQLEYKCDWYGRKFVKVDRFFPSSKTCHVCGEKKEDLTLADRAWACSCCHTMHDRDVNAARNILREGLKILSGCGAQSDTKQKQAEASPPGESVKPEAKAKQKEKPDA, from the coding sequence GTGAAAAGCACGCATCTGAAAGCCTATAAATTTCGGATCTACCCTGAAGGGGAGCAGATTAATTTTCTGGCCCGGCAATTTGGCTGCGTCAGGTTCGTGTACAATTATGCCCTTGAACTGCGGCAAAAGACCTATGAAGAGACCGGCAAATCCCTGTCTTACTATGACACCGCCAAAATGCTGCCTGTCCTTAAAAGCCGGCAGGAAACCGGGTGGCTGGGCGAGGTGATCGCCCAGCCACTGCAGATGGCCATGCAAAATGTAGATGATAGCTACAGGCGTTTCTTTAAGGGACAGAACAGGTACCCCAGATTCAGGTGCAGGAGCGACCGTCAGTGCTTTAAGCTGCCACAGGGCTTCAGGGTAGAGGGTGATCACCTCTGGCTCCCGAAACTGAAAACAGGGATCAGAATAAAAATAAGCAGGCAGATCAAAGGGAAAATATTATACCTGCATCTGTCCAGGACCACTACAGGCAACTATTATGTTTCCTTTACCTGTGAGGTCCCCAGAGAGATACTGGCCGGTACGGGTAAGGATACCAGTGTCGACGTAGGGATCAAGGATGCCGCCATCCTGTCGGATGGCACCAGATATGAAAATATCAAACCGCTGAAGACACTGGAGAAGAAACTAAAACACAGACAAAGACAACTCTCTAAAAAGCAGAAAGGCAGCAAATCCAGGAAACGGCAACGCCATATAGTAGCCCGGCTGCATGAAAGGATAAAGAACCTCAGGGAGGACCACCTACATAAGATCACTACCGACATCGTCAAGAATCACGACACCGTCGCGGTAGAGGACCTTACGGTGAAAAACATGTTGAAAAACCACTGTCTGGCAAAGTCCCTGTCAGACGCTTCACTGGGAAAGCTACTGACCCAACTCGAGTACAAATGCGACTGGTATGGCCGGAAGTTCGTGAAAGTTGACCGGTTCTTCCCCTCTTCCAAAACCTGTCATGTCTGCGGGGAAAAGAAAGAAGACCTGACATTGGCAGACAGGGCCTGGGCCTGCAGCTGCTGTCATACCATGCATGACAGAGATGTCAATGCCGCCCGGAACATACTCAGGGAAGGTCTGAAAATATTGTCTGGCTGTGGTGCACAGTCGGACACTAAACAAAAACAGGCGGAGGCGTCCCCACCAGGGGAGTCTGTGAAGCCTGAAGCGAAGGCTAAGCAAAAGGAAAAACCTGATGCATAG